The proteins below come from a single Azospirillum thiophilum genomic window:
- a CDS encoding SDR family NAD(P)-dependent oxidoreductase, with translation MKQPRSIVITGASSGIGEALAVLYAAPGVALALTGRDSARLEEVAARCRVAGAHVAVATVDVTDRAAMADWLQRIDAGTPVDLLIANAGMSAGTGAGGETEEQARRILAVNIDGVLNSIHPLLPTMRARGRGQIALMASLAGFRGLPGAPAYCASKAMVRVYGEALRGDLAEAGIRVSVICPGFVKSRMTAVNRFPMPFLMETADAALVIRRGLERNAARIAFPWPMMTAVWLLALLPPAWADRLLRQAPRKS, from the coding sequence ATGAAGCAGCCGCGTTCCATCGTCATCACCGGTGCCTCCAGCGGTATCGGCGAAGCACTTGCCGTTCTCTATGCCGCCCCGGGCGTGGCCCTGGCACTGACCGGCCGCGACTCCGCGCGGCTGGAGGAGGTGGCGGCACGCTGTCGTGTCGCCGGGGCGCATGTCGCTGTGGCGACCGTCGATGTGACCGACCGGGCGGCGATGGCGGACTGGTTGCAGCGAATCGATGCCGGCACGCCTGTCGATCTCCTGATCGCCAATGCCGGAATGTCGGCCGGCACCGGAGCCGGCGGCGAGACGGAGGAACAGGCGCGCCGCATCCTGGCCGTCAATATCGACGGCGTGCTCAACAGCATCCATCCGCTGCTGCCGACGATGCGTGCGCGGGGGCGGGGACAGATCGCCCTGATGGCCTCGCTCGCCGGGTTCCGCGGCCTGCCAGGTGCGCCGGCCTATTGCGCCAGCAAGGCGATGGTGCGGGTCTACGGCGAGGCACTGCGCGGCGATCTGGCCGAAGCGGGAATTCGCGTGTCGGTGATCTGCCCGGGATTCGTCAAGAGCAGGATGACGGCGGTCAACCGTTTCCCCATGCCTTTCCTGATGGAGACGGCGGACGCCGCCCTGGTCATCCGCCGCGGGCTGGAGCGCAACGCCGCACGGATCGCCTTCCCCTGGCCGATGATGACCGCGGTCTGGCTCTTGGCGCTGCTGCCGCCGGCCTGGGCCGACCGGCTGCTGCGGCAGGCGCCCCGCAAGTCCTGA
- the rnd gene encoding ribonuclease D has product MTLITTTDALQAFCQSLAGAEFITVDTEFLREKTYWPQLCLVQIGGPDSAVAIDPLAEGIDLTPLFALMSDASVLKVFHAARQDVEIFWHLSGQIPHPLFDTQVAAMVCGFGESVGYETLVTKLAGARIDKSSRFTDWSHRPLTERQLTYALSDVIHLRPAYEKLKRRLARSGRSHWLEEEMAILTDPKTYRVDPESSWMRLKVRTNKPRFMAILKELAAWREREAQRRDQPRSRVLRDEALLEIAAHAPTTVDDLARTRGLGRGFAEGRQGTDVMAAVQAGLDLPDSALPRVEPREEPPPGLQPIVELLRVLLKMKCDENNVAAKLVASSADLEALAADDSADIPAMQGWRRELFGNDALALKHGKIGLAVIERRVRIVPAGEPRPVAVPAESET; this is encoded by the coding sequence ATGACGCTCATCACGACAACCGACGCCCTGCAGGCCTTCTGTCAGTCACTGGCAGGGGCCGAATTCATCACGGTCGATACCGAGTTCCTGCGGGAAAAGACCTATTGGCCCCAACTGTGCCTCGTCCAGATCGGCGGGCCCGACAGTGCGGTCGCCATCGACCCACTGGCGGAAGGAATCGACCTGACGCCTCTGTTCGCGCTGATGAGCGATGCGTCGGTCCTCAAGGTGTTCCACGCCGCCCGCCAGGACGTGGAAATCTTCTGGCACCTTTCCGGTCAAATTCCGCACCCGCTGTTCGACACCCAGGTCGCCGCGATGGTCTGCGGCTTCGGCGAGAGCGTCGGATATGAGACCCTGGTCACCAAGCTGGCAGGCGCCCGCATCGACAAGTCCAGCCGATTCACCGACTGGTCGCACCGCCCGCTGACCGAGCGGCAGTTGACCTACGCGCTTTCCGACGTCATCCACCTGCGCCCTGCCTACGAGAAGCTGAAGCGCCGCCTCGCGCGGTCCGGCCGGTCGCACTGGCTGGAGGAAGAGATGGCGATCCTGACCGACCCGAAGACATATCGGGTTGATCCGGAAAGTTCCTGGATGCGGCTGAAGGTCCGGACCAACAAGCCCCGCTTCATGGCGATCCTGAAGGAGCTGGCGGCGTGGCGCGAGCGTGAGGCCCAGCGCCGGGATCAGCCGCGGTCCCGCGTGCTGCGCGACGAGGCGCTGCTGGAGATCGCCGCCCACGCCCCCACCACCGTCGACGACCTCGCCCGCACCCGCGGGCTCGGCCGCGGTTTCGCCGAAGGGCGGCAAGGGACCGACGTGATGGCTGCGGTGCAGGCGGGACTCGACCTGCCGGACAGCGCCCTGCCCCGCGTCGAACCGCGCGAGGAGCCGCCGCCCGGACTGCAGCCCATCGTCGAACTTCTGCGCGTCCTGCTGAAGATGAAGTGTGACGAGAACAACGTCGCGGCGAAGCTGGTGGCGTCCTCGGCCGATCTGGAGGCGCTGGCCGCCGATGATTCCGCCGATATTCCGGCGATGCAGGGATGGCGGCGCGAACTGTTCGGCAATGATGCGCTGGCGCTGAAGCACGGAAAGATCGGTTTGGCGGTCATCGAACGTCGCGTCCGCATCGTTCCTGCTGGGGAACCGCGCCCGGTTGCCGTGCCGGCCGAATCGGAAACTTGA
- the glp gene encoding gephyrin-like molybdotransferase Glp produces MISVAEARARILSAFAPLPAETVALPDGLGRVLAEPVVSRLTQPPFHAAAMDGWAVRAADIAAATADRPVPLRRSGESAAGHAFAGSVGAGDAVRIFTGAPLPDGADAVVMQEDCHADDAVVRVGRSVAAGRFVRRAGFDFAAGQELLPKGRRLTARDIALAAGGNVPWLTVHRRPRIAVLATGDEIALPGDPLGPSQIVSTNALGLCALIAAQGGLAHNLGVAKDTADSVATMAKGAAGCDLLVTTGGAAQGDYDLVRDVLAESGVALDVQAVAMRPGKALMFGRAGAVPLLGLPGNPVSTGVTALLFLRPILRVLQGLPPEDDRLPLRARLTVGLRANDRREDYLRATLAADGDGALTVTPFARQDSALTSLYAQADCLIPRLPNADPEPAGAVVTVLPLIDGVLSL; encoded by the coding sequence ATGATCTCCGTTGCGGAGGCGCGTGCCCGCATCCTGTCGGCCTTCGCCCCCCTGCCGGCGGAGACGGTCGCCCTGCCCGACGGCTTGGGGCGCGTGCTGGCCGAGCCGGTGGTGTCCCGCCTGACCCAGCCGCCTTTCCATGCCGCAGCGATGGATGGCTGGGCGGTGCGCGCCGCCGACATTGCCGCCGCGACCGCCGACCGTCCGGTGCCGTTGCGGCGCTCCGGCGAATCCGCCGCCGGCCATGCCTTCGCCGGCAGCGTCGGCGCGGGCGACGCGGTGCGCATCTTCACCGGCGCTCCCCTGCCCGATGGCGCGGACGCCGTGGTGATGCAGGAGGATTGCCACGCCGACGACGCCGTCGTCCGGGTCGGCCGGTCGGTTGCCGCCGGCCGTTTCGTGCGCCGTGCCGGATTCGACTTCGCCGCCGGGCAGGAACTGCTGCCGAAGGGACGGCGCCTGACCGCGCGCGACATCGCGCTGGCTGCCGGCGGCAACGTACCCTGGCTGACAGTGCATCGCCGGCCGCGGATCGCCGTGCTTGCGACCGGCGACGAGATCGCCCTGCCCGGCGACCCGCTTGGGCCGAGCCAGATCGTCAGCACCAACGCGCTCGGCCTGTGCGCGCTGATTGCCGCACAGGGCGGCCTCGCCCACAATCTGGGTGTCGCCAAGGATACGGCGGACAGCGTCGCGACCATGGCGAAGGGGGCGGCCGGCTGCGACCTGCTGGTCACCACCGGGGGCGCCGCTCAGGGCGACTACGACCTCGTGCGCGACGTGCTGGCGGAAAGCGGCGTCGCGCTCGACGTGCAGGCCGTGGCGATGCGGCCGGGCAAGGCGCTGATGTTCGGCCGGGCCGGGGCGGTGCCGCTGCTCGGGCTGCCCGGCAACCCGGTTTCCACCGGCGTCACCGCACTGCTGTTCCTGCGGCCGATCCTGCGTGTCCTGCAGGGGCTGCCGCCGGAGGACGACCGGCTGCCGCTGCGCGCCCGCCTGACTGTCGGGCTGCGGGCCAACGACCGCCGCGAGGACTATCTCCGTGCAACATTGGCGGCAGATGGCGACGGTGCCCTAACAGTGACCCCCTTCGCCCGGCAGGACAGCGCCCTCACCTCGCTCTATGCCCAGGCCGATTGCCTGATCCCCCGGCTACCCAACGCCGACCCGGAGCCGGCCGGAGCAGTGGTTACAGTGCTACCTCTGATAGATGGCGTGCTAAGTCTCTGA
- the moaC gene encoding cyclic pyranopterin monophosphate synthase MoaC yields the protein MSGFTHFDAEGKAVMVDVSDKADTERTATAAATVLMQPETLALIMQGGVKKGDVLSVARLAGIMGAKRTPDLIPLCHPLMLTSVKVDLSCDPARNAVDLTATCKLKGQTGVEMEALTAVTVAALTVYDMCKAVDRGMTITDVRLLHKAGGKSGEWGAATSSISATPPATGA from the coding sequence ATGAGCGGCTTCACCCATTTCGACGCCGAGGGCAAGGCAGTGATGGTCGATGTTTCCGACAAGGCGGACACCGAACGCACTGCCACCGCCGCCGCCACCGTGCTGATGCAGCCGGAGACACTGGCGCTGATCATGCAGGGCGGCGTGAAGAAGGGCGACGTGCTGTCGGTCGCCCGGCTTGCCGGCATCATGGGCGCCAAGCGCACGCCGGACCTGATCCCGCTGTGCCATCCGCTGATGCTGACCTCGGTCAAGGTCGATCTGTCCTGCGACCCGGCGCGCAACGCGGTCGACCTCACCGCCACCTGCAAGCTGAAGGGACAGACCGGCGTGGAGATGGAGGCGCTGACCGCCGTCACCGTCGCGGCGCTGACCGTCTACGACATGTGCAAGGCGGTGGACCGCGGCATGACCATCACCGACGTGCGCCTGCTGCACAAGGCCGGCGGCAAGAGCGGCGAATGGGGAGCCGCCACATCCTCCATATCCGCCACGCCGCCGGCAACCGGAGCCTGA
- a CDS encoding GNAT family N-acetyltransferase, giving the protein MPDIVIAAESPRQDAVIALVAALDRYLLDLYPADTCHLLDIDSLEAPDVRFFVARKDGLPAGCAALRVDPAGYGEVKRMFVDPAARGHRIGERLLARLEEQARAEGLTALLLESGIHQHEALALYRKAGFTDRGPYACYEENGVSVFMEKPLNIPVPHPVPETVA; this is encoded by the coding sequence ATGCCGGACATCGTCATCGCCGCGGAAAGCCCACGGCAGGACGCCGTGATCGCCCTGGTCGCTGCGCTCGACCGCTATCTGCTCGACCTCTATCCGGCCGATACCTGCCACCTGCTGGACATCGACTCCCTGGAAGCGCCGGATGTCCGCTTCTTCGTCGCCCGCAAGGACGGCTTGCCGGCCGGCTGCGCCGCCCTGCGGGTCGATCCGGCCGGCTATGGCGAGGTCAAGCGGATGTTCGTCGACCCGGCAGCCCGCGGCCACCGCATCGGCGAACGGCTGCTGGCCCGGCTGGAGGAGCAGGCACGGGCGGAAGGCCTGACCGCCCTGCTCCTCGAATCAGGCATCCACCAGCACGAGGCGCTCGCCCTCTACCGCAAGGCCGGCTTCACCGACCGCGGCCCCTACGCCTGCTATGAAGAGAACGGGGTCAGCGTCTTCATGGAAAAGCCCTTGAACATCCCTGTGCCACATCCCGTGCCGGAGACCGTCGCATGA
- the trpC gene encoding indole-3-glycerol phosphate synthase TrpC produces the protein MSDVLTRINADKRALVASRKAARPLSEVEAAARAATEADPPRGFIRALGAAVEAGRYGLIAEIKKASPSKGLIRADFDPPALARAYRDGGASCLSVLTDEPYFQGCDEYLVAARAAVDLPVLRKDFMIDPYQIVEARALGADCILIIMASLSDAQAAEIEDAAIAQGLDVLVEVHDRAELDRALLLRTPLLGINNRNLKTLAVDIATTEELAANVPADRMLVAESGLYGPADLARMAKVGARCFLVGESLMRQADVTAATRALLAAA, from the coding sequence ATGAGCGACGTTCTGACCCGCATCAATGCCGACAAGCGCGCGCTGGTGGCCTCCCGCAAGGCTGCCCGCCCGCTGTCGGAGGTCGAGGCCGCCGCCAGGGCCGCCACCGAGGCCGACCCGCCGCGCGGCTTCATCCGCGCGCTGGGCGCTGCGGTCGAGGCCGGCCGCTACGGGCTGATCGCCGAGATCAAGAAGGCCAGCCCATCCAAGGGGCTGATCCGCGCCGACTTCGACCCGCCGGCCCTCGCCCGCGCCTATCGCGATGGCGGGGCGAGCTGCCTGTCCGTGCTGACCGACGAGCCCTATTTCCAGGGCTGCGACGAATATCTGGTGGCCGCCCGCGCCGCGGTCGACCTCCCGGTCCTGCGCAAGGACTTCATGATCGACCCCTACCAGATCGTCGAGGCCCGCGCCCTGGGGGCCGACTGCATCCTGATCATCATGGCCTCGCTGTCCGACGCCCAGGCGGCGGAGATCGAGGATGCGGCGATCGCCCAGGGGCTCGACGTGCTGGTCGAGGTGCATGACCGCGCCGAGCTCGACCGGGCGCTGCTGCTGAGGACGCCGCTTCTCGGCATCAACAACCGCAATCTCAAGACCCTGGCCGTCGACATCGCGACGACGGAGGAACTGGCGGCCAACGTGCCGGCCGACCGCATGCTGGTGGCGGAAAGCGGACTCTACGGCCCGGCCGACCTCGCCCGCATGGCGAAGGTCGGGGCGCGCTGCTTCCTGGTCGGCGAATCGCTGATGCGGCAGGCCGACGTCACGGCGGCGACCCGTGCGCTGCTGGCAGCTGCTTGA
- the trpD gene encoding anthranilate phosphoribosyltransferase, whose translation MSGDLNDMKAILGKVATGAALTEAEAGFAFDIIMSGNATPSQMGGFLMALRVRGETVDEIAGAARVMRAKAIPVEAPEGTIDTCGTGGDGAGTYNISTAAALVVSACGVPVAKHGNRAMSSKSGAADVLGSLGVNLDCDFPLVRKALWDAGIGFLMAPRHHLAMRNVGPTRVELGTRTIFNLLGPLANPATARRQVLGVFSRQWVEPLAQVLKRLGSEAAWIVHGSDGLDEITTTGPTTVAQLKDGEVTVFEVTPEDAGLPRARAEDLKGGDAQVNAAAIHALFDGVRTPYRDIVLLNAAAALIVAGRAATLKDGVALAADAIDGGGARDRLRRLVAITNEALA comes from the coding sequence ATGAGCGGCGACCTCAACGACATGAAGGCCATCCTGGGCAAGGTCGCCACCGGCGCCGCCCTGACCGAGGCCGAGGCCGGCTTCGCCTTCGACATCATCATGTCCGGCAACGCCACCCCGTCGCAGATGGGCGGCTTCCTGATGGCGCTGCGTGTGCGCGGCGAGACGGTGGACGAGATCGCCGGCGCTGCCCGCGTCATGCGCGCCAAGGCGATCCCGGTCGAGGCGCCAGAGGGCACCATCGACACCTGCGGTACGGGCGGCGACGGTGCCGGCACCTACAACATCTCCACCGCCGCGGCGCTGGTGGTGTCGGCTTGCGGCGTGCCGGTCGCCAAGCACGGCAACCGCGCCATGTCGTCGAAATCGGGCGCCGCCGACGTGCTGGGCTCGCTCGGCGTCAATCTGGACTGCGACTTCCCGCTGGTGCGCAAGGCTCTGTGGGACGCCGGCATCGGCTTCCTGATGGCGCCGCGCCACCATCTCGCCATGCGCAACGTCGGCCCGACCCGGGTCGAGCTGGGCACCCGCACCATCTTCAACCTTCTGGGGCCGCTCGCCAACCCGGCGACCGCAAGACGCCAGGTGCTGGGCGTCTTCTCCCGGCAGTGGGTGGAGCCGCTGGCCCAGGTGCTGAAGCGGCTGGGCTCGGAGGCCGCCTGGATCGTCCATGGCTCCGACGGGCTGGACGAGATCACCACCACCGGCCCGACCACCGTCGCCCAGTTGAAGGACGGCGAGGTCACGGTGTTCGAGGTGACGCCGGAGGATGCCGGCCTGCCGCGCGCCAGGGCCGAGGATCTGAAGGGCGGCGACGCCCAGGTCAATGCCGCGGCGATCCACGCCCTGTTCGACGGGGTGCGCACCCCCTACCGCGACATCGTGCTGCTGAACGCTGCCGCCGCCCTGATCGTGGCCGGCCGGGCCGCGACGCTGAAGGACGGCGTTGCCCTCGCCGCCGACGCCATCGACGGCGGCGGCGCCCGCGACCGCCTGCGCCGGCTGGTCGCCATCACCAACGAGGCTTTGGCCTGA
- a CDS encoding anthranilate synthase component II gives MLLLIDNYDSFTYNLVHYLGELGADVQVRRNDTLSVDEALALRPDGIVLSPGPCDPDRAGICLPLIDAAAKARLPLMGVCLGHQSIGQAFGGRVIRAPVPMHGKVDDIRHDGRGVLAGLPSPFRATRYHSLIVERSTLPACLEVTGETADGLIMALAHRELPIHGVQFHPESIESEHGHQILRNFLDLTGPRMESAAA, from the coding sequence ATGCTGCTGCTCATCGACAATTACGACAGCTTTACCTACAACCTCGTCCATTACCTGGGCGAGCTTGGCGCCGACGTGCAGGTCCGCCGCAACGACACCCTGTCGGTGGACGAGGCGCTTGCCCTGCGCCCCGATGGAATCGTGCTGTCGCCCGGCCCCTGCGATCCCGACCGCGCCGGCATCTGCCTGCCCCTCATCGACGCCGCCGCCAAGGCGCGGCTGCCGCTGATGGGCGTGTGCCTGGGCCATCAGTCGATCGGCCAGGCCTTCGGCGGCCGGGTGATCCGCGCGCCGGTGCCGATGCACGGCAAGGTCGACGACATCCGGCATGACGGCCGCGGCGTGCTGGCCGGCCTGCCCAGCCCGTTCCGCGCCACCCGCTACCATTCGCTGATCGTCGAGCGCTCGACCCTGCCCGCCTGCCTGGAGGTGACCGGCGAGACCGCCGACGGCCTGATCATGGCGCTGGCCCACCGCGAGCTGCCGATCCACGGCGTTCAGTTCCACCCCGAAAGCATCGAGAGCGAGCATGGCCACCAGATTCTGCGCAACTTCCTGGACCTGACCGGTCCGCGCATGGAGAGTGCGGCGGCATGA
- a CDS encoding STY0301 family protein: MRPILVTAALVLAAAATPASAAGLDCPASLTVQAQPDAPGGWSPYPGRDSHGFAGVSIVEGDRAAQMASAAPATLAPDREVRRGRNLLQVWEFAGPRRETVFLVCRYRDTQATLAADLPRSIRRCTLTLETDIRGAVLDEPKTPPRLDCR; this comes from the coding sequence ATGCGTCCCATCCTTGTCACTGCTGCGCTCGTGCTGGCCGCCGCCGCGACTCCGGCATCGGCCGCAGGACTGGACTGCCCGGCGAGCCTGACCGTGCAGGCGCAGCCCGACGCCCCCGGCGGCTGGTCGCCCTACCCAGGGCGCGACAGCCACGGCTTTGCCGGTGTCTCCATCGTCGAGGGCGACCGCGCCGCCCAGATGGCGTCCGCCGCCCCCGCCACCCTTGCGCCCGACCGGGAGGTGCGGCGCGGGCGCAACCTGCTCCAGGTCTGGGAGTTCGCCGGGCCACGGCGCGAGACCGTCTTCCTGGTCTGCCGCTACCGCGACACCCAGGCGACGCTGGCCGCCGACCTGCCGCGCAGCATCCGCCGCTGTACCCTGACGCTGGAGACCGACATTCGCGGCGCCGTCCTGGACGAGCCGAAGACGCCGCCCCGGCTCGATTGCCGCTGA
- a CDS encoding divergent polysaccharide deacetylase family protein, giving the protein MDVVTMARKAPSKTRKSPLPPFLSNPFVLALAAVAAVFAVAMGVATLTGGRSGGERAQTAPVQQAAVQPPPLPAVKAEPTAAAKPAAAQQAAEGAAEGPEQAMSEKPAQQAAEPRPPVTNVAMLPPPSPPALPTVQAPPGNAALWRRNALPTEVPPGRPMIAIVIDDMGLDRKRSTRMAALRGPLTLSWLPYARDLPAQAGSARANGHELMLHMPMEPSVKADPGPNALLVSLDKGEVIRRFRAALDSFDGYVGVNNHMGSRFTADRAALAPVLAELHRRGLLWLDSRTTPNSAGIGLARELKMPWVGRDIFLDNVETVAAVKAQLAKVEQTARHQGYAVAIGHPHDATIDALASWLPEVQKRGFVLVPVSAVVRMHHAGG; this is encoded by the coding sequence ATGGACGTCGTCACCATGGCCCGCAAGGCGCCTTCGAAAACCCGCAAGTCTCCGCTCCCGCCCTTTCTGTCCAACCCCTTCGTCCTGGCGTTGGCCGCCGTCGCCGCGGTGTTCGCCGTGGCGATGGGGGTGGCAACCCTGACCGGCGGCCGGTCGGGAGGCGAGCGCGCCCAAACGGCGCCGGTGCAGCAGGCCGCCGTACAGCCTCCGCCGCTCCCAGCGGTCAAGGCCGAACCGACGGCCGCCGCCAAGCCTGCTGCCGCCCAGCAGGCGGCAGAGGGAGCGGCAGAGGGACCGGAGCAGGCCATGTCGGAGAAGCCGGCCCAGCAGGCCGCCGAACCGCGCCCGCCCGTCACCAATGTTGCGATGCTGCCGCCTCCCAGCCCGCCGGCGCTGCCGACGGTCCAGGCCCCGCCCGGCAACGCCGCGCTGTGGCGCCGGAACGCCTTGCCGACCGAGGTGCCGCCGGGCAGGCCGATGATCGCCATCGTCATCGACGACATGGGGCTGGACCGCAAACGGTCGACACGGATGGCGGCGCTGCGCGGCCCGCTGACCCTGTCCTGGCTGCCCTATGCCCGCGATCTGCCGGCGCAGGCCGGATCCGCCCGCGCCAACGGGCACGAACTGATGCTGCACATGCCGATGGAGCCCAGCGTCAAGGCCGACCCCGGCCCCAACGCCCTGCTGGTGTCGCTGGACAAGGGCGAGGTCATCAGGCGTTTCCGCGCCGCGCTGGACAGCTTCGACGGCTATGTCGGGGTCAACAACCACATGGGCAGCCGCTTCACCGCCGACCGCGCGGCGCTGGCTCCGGTGCTGGCCGAACTGCACCGCCGCGGCCTGCTGTGGCTGGACAGCCGGACCACGCCCAACAGCGCCGGAATCGGCCTTGCGCGGGAATTGAAGATGCCCTGGGTCGGCCGGGACATCTTCCTCGACAATGTCGAGACGGTAGCAGCGGTGAAGGCCCAGCTGGCGAAGGTGGAGCAGACGGCGAGGCACCAGGGCTATGCCGTCGCCATCGGTCATCCGCACGATGCGACAATCGACGCTCTGGCATCCTGGCTGCCGGAGGTGCAAAAGCGTGGCTTCGTACTTGTCCCGGTCAGCGCCGTGGTGCGGATGCACCATGCCGGTGGCTGA
- a CDS encoding heavy-metal-associated domain-containing protein, whose product MADAYKVDGMTCGGCARSVSNAITKAAPDAAVTVDLATGTVLVEGGIPADTVREAVEAAGFDFGGPAA is encoded by the coding sequence ATGGCCGATGCGTACAAGGTGGATGGGATGACCTGCGGCGGCTGCGCCCGCTCGGTCTCGAACGCGATCACCAAGGCGGCGCCCGACGCCGCCGTCACCGTGGACCTTGCCACCGGCACCGTGCTGGTCGAGGGCGGCATCCCGGCGGACACCGTGCGCGAGGCGGTCGAGGCCGCCGGCTTCGATTTCGGCGGGCCGGCGGCGTAG
- a CDS encoding FmdB family zinc ribbon protein: protein MPLYSYRCNDCGHGFETLVRSGDTPACPSCGSAGLSRQMSNVAPEGKSGAVVQSARRMAAKQGHFSNYGRSERPKG, encoded by the coding sequence ATGCCGCTCTATAGCTACCGCTGCAACGACTGCGGCCATGGGTTCGAGACCCTGGTCCGTTCCGGCGACACGCCCGCCTGTCCCTCCTGCGGCAGTGCCGGGCTGTCCCGCCAGATGTCGAACGTCGCGCCGGAGGGCAAGTCCGGCGCCGTCGTCCAGTCGGCCCGCCGGATGGCGGCCAAGCAGGGGCATTTCAGCAATTACGGGCGGTCGGAACGGCCGAAGGGGTGA